The sequence GCTATCAATTTATATAAAATGTTTGGTTTTAAAGTTATCGGAAAAAGAAAGAAATATTACACGGACACGCATGAAGATGCTCTTGTAATGCAGCTCTCATTATGTTGAATAACACATTGAATAACATAGAGTATTCAACTTTGAGCATAGACAGTATTTTTAGCTGCCTGCCAAAAGTTCATACGAGGAATTATGGTTGATACGGAAGCACAAATTATTGAAAACAAAAACATTGTTCTGGACTACTTTTTGCTCAAATTAAAGTTGGCTAAGACTATGGGTAAGATAATGCCCGGTCAGTTCATTATGCTGAAGATACCGGGTAATGAGGTATTTTTAAGAAGGCCCTTCAGTATCTATGACTATGATAAGGACATCCTCACAGTTATGTACAAAGTGGTAGGCAAGGGAACGGAGATCTTAAGCAAGACAAGCAAGGATAACTCGGCTTTTGTGCTCGGTCCTCTGGGTAACGGTTTTCGTGTCAATAAAAGGGATGTATATTTGACAGTAGCCGGGGGGATAGGGATTGCAGGCATACATTTTTTAATCAAAACACTGAAAGAGAAGGCATCAGTGTTTTTCGGATGCTCTTCTAATATTGAGACAACCCTTCTTAAAGACATAACACATTTAAATCCCATGATCTCTACACTTGACGGCTCATACGGATATAAAGGCAACGTTGTGGAGATGCTGACAAACTACCTTGAAACCGTTGAAAACGTTGACCAGGAACTTTTTATATGTGGTCCTGAAGGGATGTTGAAAAGTCTCAAAGCGTCAATTAATAAAAGTAAAATATCCTGTCAGGCACTTGTGGAAGAAAGAATGGCATGCGGACTCGGACTTTGTTTCGGTTGCGTTAAAAAGACAATCGACGAAAATGAACCTTATAAGAGGGTATGCAAGGAGGGTCCTGTATTCGACTTATGGGAAATATCCCTTTAGAATTATTCGGCAAGACACTGAAAAACCCTGTTATGAATGCCTCGGGTACACTCGGTTACGGCAAAGAGATAGAACCGCTCTGGGGTGTTGAAACACTTGGATGTTACGTAACAAAGGGTCTGTCAATGAAACCGCATCATGGGAATCCTCTTCCGAGGATATGGGAAGAGAAATGTGGTATGATAAACAGCATAGGGCTTCAAAATATAGGCATTGAACGTTTCTTTAGAGAATACTTTCCCTTTTTTAAACGTAAGAAAACACCTGTAATCGTAAACTTTTTCGGTTTTACCGAAGATGAGTACATCGGTTGTGCAGAAATGATCAAACCGGATAAACAGATCGTTGCTCTTGAGATGAATCTTTCCTGCCCGAATATCAAAAAAGGGGGCATAGGCTTCGGGAAAGAGGCGGAAACAGTTTATGAGATTGTAAAAAATGTAAAAACAGTTACAAAAATACCGCTTTTGGCCAAGCTCACCCCGGAGGTTAAAAATATTGTCGAGATTGCCGTTGCAGCTTTTGAGGCAGGCGTAGACGGGCTAACTCTTATAAACACAATTCCGGCTGCCGTTGTAGATGTAAATAAAAGAACAGTTCCGATAAAAGGCGGACTATCCGGTCCGATTGCAAGGTCAGTTGCTCTGCGGGCAGTCTATGAGTGCTCGAAGGCAGTTCCTATACCAATCATCGGTGTAGGAGGAATTATGGACGTACGTGATGCCCTGGCATTTCTTATGGCTGGAGCACAGGCAGTACAGGTCGGCACTGCCACATTTTTAGACCCTTATACAATCCCTAAGATTATCATGGAACTAAGGGAGTACTTAGACGTTA is a genomic window of Pseudomonadota bacterium containing:
- a CDS encoding dihydroorotate dehydrogenase electron transfer subunit, with the translated sequence MVDTEAQIIENKNIVLDYFLLKLKLAKTMGKIMPGQFIMLKIPGNEVFLRRPFSIYDYDKDILTVMYKVVGKGTEILSKTSKDNSAFVLGPLGNGFRVNKRDVYLTVAGGIGIAGIHFLIKTLKEKASVFFGCSSNIETTLLKDITHLNPMISTLDGSYGYKGNVVEMLTNYLETVENVDQELFICGPEGMLKSLKASINKSKISCQALVEERMACGLGLCFGCVKKTIDENEPYKRVCKEGPVFDLWEISL
- a CDS encoding dihydroorotate dehydrogenase — protein: MGNIPLELFGKTLKNPVMNASGTLGYGKEIEPLWGVETLGCYVTKGLSMKPHHGNPLPRIWEEKCGMINSIGLQNIGIERFFREYFPFFKRKKTPVIVNFFGFTEDEYIGCAEMIKPDKQIVALEMNLSCPNIKKGGIGFGKEAETVYEIVKNVKTVTKIPLLAKLTPEVKNIVEIAVAAFEAGVDGLTLINTIPAAVVDVNKRTVPIKGGLSGPIARSVALRAVYECSKAVPIPIIGVGGIMDVRDALAFLMAGAQAVQVGTATFLDPYTIPKIIMELREYLDVNNYADVKNIIGITHDQ